In Argiope bruennichi chromosome 4, qqArgBrue1.1, whole genome shotgun sequence, a single window of DNA contains:
- the LOC129967115 gene encoding ubiquitin-conjugating enzyme E2 T-like isoform X2, whose amino-acid sequence MGPDGTPYENGVFYIDIQIPDKYPFIPPNVRFVTPIYHPNVDDSGRICLPTLKSAPQGAWKPNMNLASILVDIQLLMAEPNFNDPLRSEISQEYQTSRESYIKHARECTVKHALQSSNELPGIAVSDSCKQLSSSVKHAAEDGDSPNSKKKKV is encoded by the exons ATGGGACCTGATGGCACTCCTTATGAAAATGGagttttttatattgatattcaaATTCCAGATAA GTATCCATTTATACCACCTAATGTGCGTTTTGTGACACCAATTTACCATCCTAATGTTGATGATTCTGGAAGAATATGCCTTCCAACATTAAAATCAGCCCCACAA GGTGCTTGGAAGCCTAATATGAATCTAGCTAGTATATTAGTAGACATACAGCTGCTCATGGCAGAGCCAAATTTTAATGATCCATTAAGGAGTGAAATA tcacAAGAGTATCAAACTAGCCGTGAGAGTTACATCAAGCATGCACGTGAATGCACTGTGAAACATGCTTTACAAAGTAGTAAT gaattgCCTGGAATTGCAGTATCTGATTCTTGTAAACAGCTTTCTAGTTCTGTTAAACATGCTGCTGAAGATGGTGATTCAccaaattctaaaaagaaaaaagtgtga
- the LOC129967115 gene encoding ubiquitin-conjugating enzyme E2 T-like isoform X1, producing the protein MQCSLRLKKELERFRTQPVSGISCWPTDNIYQLKASVMGPDGTPYENGVFYIDIQIPDKYPFIPPNVRFVTPIYHPNVDDSGRICLPTLKSAPQGAWKPNMNLASILVDIQLLMAEPNFNDPLRSEISQEYQTSRESYIKHARECTVKHALQSSNELPGIAVSDSCKQLSSSVKHAAEDGDSPNSKKKKV; encoded by the exons ATGCAGTGTTCACTTAGACTTAAAAAGGAACTTGAAAGGTTCCGTACACAACCTGTGAGTGGCATTTCTTGTTGGCCTACTGATAATATCTACCAGTTAAAAGCAA gtgTAATGGGACCTGATGGCACTCCTTATGAAAATGGagttttttatattgatattcaaATTCCAGATAA GTATCCATTTATACCACCTAATGTGCGTTTTGTGACACCAATTTACCATCCTAATGTTGATGATTCTGGAAGAATATGCCTTCCAACATTAAAATCAGCCCCACAA GGTGCTTGGAAGCCTAATATGAATCTAGCTAGTATATTAGTAGACATACAGCTGCTCATGGCAGAGCCAAATTTTAATGATCCATTAAGGAGTGAAATA tcacAAGAGTATCAAACTAGCCGTGAGAGTTACATCAAGCATGCACGTGAATGCACTGTGAAACATGCTTTACAAAGTAGTAAT gaattgCCTGGAATTGCAGTATCTGATTCTTGTAAACAGCTTTCTAGTTCTGTTAAACATGCTGCTGAAGATGGTGATTCAccaaattctaaaaagaaaaaagtgtga
- the LOC129965647 gene encoding transcription factor 15-like has product MVRIKESNVGRQMDSYSESEPIIQRTVANARERNRTSSVNVAFSLLRTHIPTEPKDRKLSKIETLRLAVSYIKHLANLITANAEGYYGGQVCQRYNCKYQNCTDYSRYKQICTFCLAESKQDFKNQSSF; this is encoded by the exons ATGGTGAGG atcaAAGAAAGTAATGTTGGGAGACAAATGGATTCATATTCAGAATCAGAACCAATTATCCAAAGAACCGTAGCCAACGCCAGAGAACGAAACCGCACTTCAAGTGTAAACGTAGCGTTCTCTCTTCTAAGGACTCACATACCAACAGAGCCGAAGGACAGGAAATTATCAAAGATTGAGACTCTGCGATTAGCAGTTTCGTATATCAAACATTTGGCCAATCTCATCACGGCCAATGCCGAAGGCTATTACGGTGGTCAAGTATGTCAACGATATAATTGCAAGTATCAGAACTGCACGGATTATTCGagatataaacaaatatgcaCGTTTTGTTTGGCGGAAAGCAAGCAGGACTTCAAAAATCAGTCTTCATTCTGA